A region from the Altererythrobacter sp. H2 genome encodes:
- a CDS encoding ShlB/FhaC/HecB family hemolysin secretion/activation protein → MAAATGPRVAHPKSSHLLSTALVGIALAIPTMPASAQTVPAALVPPTRDELIPPSQIRPQEGPTLTIDGQMERAPCALDRAEYADIRLTLSGVAFGGLDRVPGLSLADSYAGYLGRELPLAALCDIRAKASTALQQQGYLATVEIPEQNLSDGVADFQVVFGRLTALRVRGEAGPSERLVASYLEQLTDEPVFNTRDAERYLLLADDLPGVDVRLSLRPAAGGAPGDLTGEIAVIRRRGSLDLNIQNYGSRAIGRFGGLLRGEIYDITGMGDRTTMALFSTLEFEEQHTVQLGHDFRVGKEGLRFAGAVTYSVTNPDIGLPGFDVKSETLLASIQASYPLRRSRTASVAADFGFDYVDQDVDVNRILLTRDRVRTLFARVAGEFTDAASVSRVDGYSAYEPRKRFRFALEGRHGIDIFGASPDCRVNPLGCIVGGQAPPSRIEADSTPFLVRAEVGAEFRPTPDWTVALAAETQWSDDALPAFEEFAAGTYSIGRGYNPGAVLGDSGIGLSAEIRYGSLAPKSANKPVIQPYVFTDMAWAWNEDPSRKGLNPDRLWSAGGGIRAVLGSKLQGDFSVAVPLKRPDFATSRGDVRLLFSLTARLLPWSF, encoded by the coding sequence ATGGCTGCGGCAACAGGCCCACGGGTGGCCCATCCAAAATCGAGCCATCTGCTGTCCACCGCACTGGTGGGCATCGCTCTGGCCATACCCACGATGCCTGCCAGTGCGCAAACCGTGCCCGCGGCGTTGGTTCCGCCGACCCGCGATGAACTCATCCCTCCCAGTCAGATACGCCCGCAGGAGGGCCCAACGCTGACGATCGATGGCCAGATGGAGCGGGCACCCTGTGCCTTGGACCGGGCCGAATACGCAGACATCCGCCTCACCCTTTCCGGCGTTGCATTTGGCGGACTCGATCGCGTTCCGGGCCTTTCCCTGGCTGACAGTTACGCAGGCTATCTGGGGCGTGAGCTGCCGCTCGCCGCGCTGTGCGACATCCGCGCCAAGGCCAGCACGGCGCTGCAGCAGCAAGGATATCTGGCGACAGTCGAAATTCCCGAGCAGAACCTGAGTGACGGGGTGGCGGATTTCCAGGTGGTGTTCGGCCGCCTGACCGCGTTGCGGGTGCGTGGCGAGGCGGGACCATCAGAGCGGCTCGTCGCATCGTACCTTGAGCAGCTGACAGATGAGCCGGTGTTCAACACCAGGGACGCGGAGCGTTATCTGCTGCTCGCGGACGACCTGCCAGGGGTTGATGTCCGCCTGTCGCTCAGGCCAGCTGCAGGGGGCGCGCCCGGCGACCTGACCGGAGAGATTGCGGTCATCCGTCGGCGGGGTTCGCTTGATCTCAATATCCAGAACTACGGTTCGCGGGCGATCGGGCGGTTTGGCGGTCTGCTGCGCGGCGAGATCTATGACATTACCGGCATGGGTGACCGGACTACCATGGCGCTGTTCTCTACGCTGGAGTTCGAAGAGCAGCACACAGTCCAGCTGGGCCACGATTTCAGGGTAGGAAAGGAAGGCCTGCGCTTCGCCGGTGCGGTCACCTACAGCGTGACCAATCCAGACATTGGCCTGCCCGGCTTCGATGTCAAATCGGAAACCCTGCTCGCCTCCATCCAGGCCAGCTATCCCTTGCGGCGCAGCCGGACTGCCAGCGTCGCGGCCGATTTCGGGTTCGACTATGTCGATCAGGATGTTGACGTGAACAGGATCCTGCTGACCAGGGACCGGGTCAGGACATTGTTTGCGCGGGTTGCGGGCGAGTTTACCGATGCTGCGAGCGTGTCCCGCGTGGATGGCTATTCGGCGTATGAGCCAAGGAAGCGTTTCCGGTTTGCGCTCGAGGGCCGGCACGGCATCGATATATTCGGTGCCAGCCCCGATTGCCGCGTCAATCCGCTCGGTTGCATCGTCGGAGGTCAGGCCCCGCCAAGCCGTATCGAGGCGGATTCCACCCCTTTCCTGGTCCGCGCAGAGGTAGGAGCAGAGTTCCGCCCCACACCAGACTGGACCGTGGCGCTGGCTGCCGAAACGCAGTGGAGCGACGACGCTCTCCCGGCTTTCGAAGAGTTTGCTGCCGGCACGTATTCGATCGGCCGGGGCTACAATCCCGGTGCGGTTCTGGGTGACAGCGGCATCGGGCTTTCTGCTGAAATCCGCTACGGCAGCCTTGCACCAAAGTCTGCCAACAAACCCGTAATCCAGCCGTACGTCTTCACCGACATGGCCTGGGCCTGGAACGAGGACCCCAGCCGCAAGGGGCTCAACCCGGATCGGCTGTGGTCAGCCGGGGGCGGCATACGGGCCGTGCTCGGATCTAAGCTGCAGGGGGACTTCTCGGTTGCCGTCCCGCTCAAGCGCCCGGATTTCGCCACCTCACGCGGTGACGTCCGTTTGCTGTTCTCCCTGACCGCCCGCCTGCTTCCCTGGAGTTTCTGA